A single Natrinema pellirubrum DSM 15624 DNA region contains:
- a CDS encoding S24/S26 family peptidase has translation MDGPDAGESDRGRSGPPDDPPTADVSDGAADRDRADDRLASRPRPGDGVTIDDGIVRWFLEADDRAAVVGRDVAASLAIVAVVGLLLFAVAGTWPPLVAVESGSMEPHLERGDLVLVVDEGRFAGDGAVDGTGIVTRERGLETGHETLGDAGDVVVFRPDGDPHQTPTIHRVQFRVEKGERWVETKADPAFVNGATCEEIASCPARYDGFITKGDANPAYDQIPRSGADTTVVKPEWVRSKAMVRLPWLGEIRLAVDSARSLLGVGPAGVAVVAGLVAIALFAAAADGRDP, from the coding sequence ATGGACGGGCCCGACGCCGGCGAGAGCGACCGCGGCCGATCGGGGCCACCCGACGATCCGCCGACCGCCGACGTGTCCGATGGGGCGGCCGACCGGGACAGGGCCGACGACCGACTCGCGTCTCGACCCCGCCCGGGCGACGGCGTCACGATCGACGACGGGATCGTCCGCTGGTTCCTCGAGGCCGACGACCGAGCGGCGGTCGTGGGTCGGGACGTCGCGGCGAGCCTCGCGATCGTCGCCGTCGTCGGCCTCCTGCTGTTTGCCGTCGCCGGTACCTGGCCGCCGCTGGTGGCCGTCGAGAGCGGCAGCATGGAACCCCACCTCGAGCGGGGAGATCTCGTGCTTGTCGTCGACGAGGGACGGTTCGCCGGCGACGGTGCTGTCGACGGAACTGGTATCGTCACGCGCGAGCGCGGACTGGAGACGGGCCACGAGACGCTCGGCGACGCGGGCGACGTCGTCGTGTTCAGACCGGACGGCGACCCGCACCAGACCCCGACGATCCACCGGGTTCAGTTTCGGGTCGAGAAGGGCGAACGCTGGGTCGAAACGAAGGCCGACCCGGCGTTCGTCAACGGCGCGACCTGCGAAGAGATCGCGTCCTGTCCCGCTCGCTACGACGGGTTCATCACGAAAGGCGACGCCAACCCAGCATACGATCAGATCCCGCGGTCCGGGGCGGACACGACCGTCGTCAAACCCGAGTGGGTCCGGAGCAAAGCGATGGTTCGGCTCCCGTGGCTCGGCGAGATCCGGCTGGCGGTGGATTCCGCCCGTTCGCTGCTGGGCGTGGGTCCGGCGGGCGTCGCAGTCGTCGCAGGACTGGTCGCGATCGCGCTGTTTGCCGCGGCTGCCGACGGCCGGGATCCGTAG
- a CDS encoding DNA-directed DNA polymerase II small subunit, with amino-acid sequence MPLEAPARIVGELTSRGYNAEREAVTRLAGASDPGAALERVLEAVPEDALVVRTEHVEAALSADAPAADAAPAETAAVPDGDSTPSVSTGTNPDPGDEPAGATPVETGGSTPADRSVDPAKRALEIVGDMTGQSTGTGEYEDFVSVFRDRLDRLGGKLKGRVNHRPATAIQDMPGGSEVAMVGLVNDIRSTASGHWLIELEDATGTFPWLVMKDRDYVDLVDELLCDEVLAMEGTLADDSGIAFVDSLHFPDVPRTHEPSTADRHVQAALISDVHVGSQEFMADAWNAFADWLHTAEAEHVEYLLLAGDMVEGVGVYPDQDEELDIVDIYEQYEAFSEHLKKIPGDIEIVMIPGNHDAVRLAEPQPGFDEELREIMSAHDPRIVSNPSMVTLEGVSVLMYHGVSLDEVIAELPEDKASYDDPHKAMYHLLKKRHVAPQFGGHTRLAPEEEDYLVIDEVPDIFHTGHVHKLGFGKYHDVLAINSGCWQAQTDFQKSVNIDPDAGFAPIVDLDTLDVTVQKFS; translated from the coding sequence GTGCCACTCGAGGCCCCCGCGCGGATCGTCGGCGAACTCACGAGCCGCGGCTACAACGCCGAACGCGAGGCCGTGACGCGGCTCGCCGGGGCCTCGGATCCCGGTGCGGCCCTCGAACGCGTCCTCGAGGCGGTCCCCGAGGACGCCTTAGTCGTCCGGACCGAACACGTCGAGGCGGCGCTCTCGGCGGACGCCCCCGCCGCCGACGCGGCTCCCGCCGAAACGGCCGCCGTTCCCGACGGCGATTCGACCCCCTCCGTTTCAACTGGAACCAACCCGGACCCGGGCGACGAACCGGCCGGAGCCACTCCAGTTGAAACGGGGGGGTCCACGCCCGCCGATCGCTCCGTCGATCCCGCGAAACGCGCTCTCGAGATCGTCGGCGATATGACCGGCCAGAGTACCGGGACGGGCGAGTACGAGGACTTCGTCTCGGTCTTTCGCGACCGACTCGACCGGCTGGGCGGCAAGCTCAAGGGACGGGTCAACCACCGGCCGGCGACCGCCATTCAGGACATGCCGGGCGGCAGCGAGGTCGCGATGGTCGGACTGGTCAACGACATCCGATCGACGGCCAGCGGCCACTGGCTGATCGAACTCGAGGACGCCACGGGAACTTTCCCCTGGCTGGTGATGAAAGACCGGGACTACGTCGACCTGGTCGACGAACTGCTCTGTGACGAGGTGCTGGCGATGGAGGGGACCTTGGCGGACGACTCGGGGATCGCCTTCGTCGACTCGCTGCATTTCCCCGACGTTCCCCGGACCCACGAGCCGTCGACGGCCGATCGCCACGTCCAGGCGGCACTGATCAGCGACGTCCACGTCGGCAGTCAGGAGTTCATGGCCGACGCCTGGAACGCCTTCGCGGACTGGCTTCACACCGCGGAAGCGGAACACGTCGAGTACCTGCTGCTGGCCGGCGACATGGTCGAAGGCGTCGGCGTCTATCCCGATCAGGACGAGGAACTCGACATCGTCGACATCTACGAACAGTACGAGGCCTTCAGCGAACATCTCAAGAAGATCCCCGGCGACATCGAGATCGTCATGATCCCGGGCAACCACGACGCGGTCCGACTGGCCGAACCCCAGCCCGGCTTCGACGAGGAACTGCGCGAGATCATGTCCGCCCACGATCCCCGGATCGTGAGCAACCCCTCGATGGTCACCCTCGAGGGCGTCTCAGTCCTGATGTACCACGGCGTCAGTCTGGACGAGGTCATCGCGGAACTGCCCGAGGACAAAGCCAGCTACGACGACCCCCACAAGGCCATGTATCACCTCCTCAAGAAGCGCCACGTCGCGCCGCAGTTCGGGGGTCACACGCGACTCGCGCCCGAAGAGGAGGACTACCTCGTCATCGACGAGGTGCCCGATATCTTCCACACCGGCCACGTCCACAAGCTCGGGTTCGGCAAGTACCACGACGTGCTGGCGATCAACTCCGGCTGCTGGCAGGCCCAGACGGACTTCCAGAAGAGCGTCAACATCGACCCCGACGCCGGCTTCGCGCCGATCGTCGATCTAGACACGCTCGACGTGACCGTCCAAAAGTTCAGCTGA
- a CDS encoding aspartate kinase — translation MRVVAKFGGTSLGSGDRINRAADSIAAAVEDGHEIAVVASAMGSTTDELLEEITFETDEEDRAQIVSMGERTSVRMLKAALTARGIDAVFLEPGSDRWPVVTDEYGEVNVEETQKRAQEIAVDLDGTVPVITGFLAEGPDGSITTLGRGGSDTTAVMMGKYMDADEVVIVTDVEGVMTGDPHVVEGARNVGEISVDELRNLSFRGAEVVAPSALSYKDGKLDVRVVHYQHGDLLSGGTSIEGEFKNLVDLRERPLACLTVAGRAIRNQPGIFNHLSEALAESDVNVDAVASGMDTITFYIDEEEAERAENILHREVIARDELSSVTVDSPVAVVRVTGGELPNQPGIISEIVNPLSEARIHLNDIITSATSVALFVDWEDREKTLELTQDLF, via the coding sequence ATGCGCGTCGTAGCCAAGTTCGGCGGCACGAGTCTCGGCAGCGGCGACCGGATCAACCGCGCCGCGGACTCGATCGCCGCCGCCGTCGAGGACGGCCACGAGATCGCTGTCGTCGCCAGTGCGATGGGGTCGACCACCGACGAACTGCTCGAGGAGATCACCTTCGAGACCGACGAGGAAGACCGCGCCCAGATCGTCAGCATGGGCGAGCGCACGTCGGTTCGGATGCTCAAGGCCGCACTCACTGCCCGGGGCATCGACGCCGTCTTCCTGGAACCCGGCAGCGATCGCTGGCCCGTCGTCACCGACGAGTACGGCGAGGTCAACGTCGAGGAAACCCAGAAACGCGCCCAGGAGATCGCCGTCGATCTCGACGGCACGGTCCCGGTCATCACCGGCTTCCTCGCGGAAGGGCCGGACGGCTCGATCACGACGCTCGGCCGCGGCGGCAGCGACACCACCGCCGTGATGATGGGCAAGTACATGGACGCCGACGAAGTCGTCATCGTGACCGACGTCGAGGGCGTCATGACCGGCGATCCCCACGTCGTCGAAGGGGCTCGCAACGTCGGCGAGATTTCGGTCGACGAACTCCGGAACCTCTCGTTTCGCGGGGCCGAGGTCGTCGCCCCCTCCGCGCTCTCCTACAAGGACGGCAAGCTAGACGTCCGGGTCGTCCACTACCAGCACGGCGACTTGCTGTCGGGCGGGACGAGCATCGAGGGCGAGTTCAAGAACCTCGTCGACCTGCGCGAGCGGCCGCTGGCCTGTCTCACCGTCGCCGGCCGGGCGATCCGGAACCAGCCCGGCATCTTCAACCACCTCTCGGAGGCACTTGCCGAAAGCGACGTCAACGTCGACGCCGTCGCCAGCGGGATGGACACCATCACCTTCTACATCGACGAGGAGGAGGCCGAACGCGCCGAGAACATCCTTCACCGCGAGGTCATCGCCCGCGACGAACTCTCGAGTGTCACCGTCGACTCGCCGGTCGCGGTCGTCCGCGTCACCGGCGGCGAACTCCCCAACCAGCCCGGCATCATCAGCGAGATCGTCAACCCGCTGTCCGAGGCTCGAATCCACCTTAACGACATCATCACCAGCGCGACCAGCGTCGCGCTGTTCGTCGACTGGGAGGACCGGGAGAAGACCCTCGAGTTGACCCAGGACCTGTTCTAG
- a CDS encoding tryptophanase: MVAYKSKVVERIRLPSRDRRERALAEAGYNVFDLDAEDVFVDLLTDSGTGAMSDAQWAALVRGDESYAGSRSFADLESAVRDVMGFERVVPTHQGRGAENVLYGALLEEGDVALNNTHFDTTRAHVANQGADPVDCPVEGAHDLTSDEPFKGNFSLERARSVVDEVGAERVPLVILTITNNSTAGQPVSVENTRQVRAFADEIGATFVIDACRFAENAGFVRRREDEFAGCDIDEIAREQLSHADAIVMSGKKDGLANAGGFVATDHEALFERCKQRAILYEGFPTYGGMSGRDLAAMATGLREAVEAAYVADRLDGVRAFADLLEDAGVPIYTPPGGHAVYLDAGAALPHLSADEFPGQALVCELYREGGVRGVELGSFAFPDTDRPELVRLAVPRRTYHTEHFEHVAETAATVLEKREAVDGLEITSEPENRELRHFTASLEPIPS; this comes from the coding sequence ATGGTCGCCTACAAGTCGAAAGTCGTCGAACGGATCCGGCTCCCCTCTCGAGACCGTCGCGAACGAGCGCTCGCCGAGGCCGGCTACAACGTCTTCGATCTCGATGCCGAGGACGTCTTCGTCGACCTCCTGACCGACAGCGGTACCGGCGCGATGAGTGACGCCCAGTGGGCCGCACTGGTGCGTGGCGACGAGTCCTACGCGGGGTCGCGGAGCTTCGCCGACCTCGAGTCCGCCGTTCGGGACGTGATGGGCTTCGAGCGCGTCGTCCCGACCCATCAGGGTCGCGGCGCGGAGAACGTCCTCTACGGCGCCCTTCTCGAGGAGGGCGACGTCGCGCTCAACAACACGCACTTCGATACGACGCGGGCCCACGTCGCGAATCAGGGGGCTGACCCGGTCGACTGTCCCGTCGAAGGAGCCCACGACCTCACGTCTGACGAGCCGTTCAAGGGCAACTTCTCGCTCGAGCGGGCCCGCTCGGTCGTCGACGAGGTGGGCGCTGAGCGCGTGCCGCTGGTGATTCTGACGATCACGAACAACTCGACGGCGGGCCAGCCGGTCTCCGTCGAGAACACCCGTCAGGTGCGGGCGTTCGCCGACGAGATCGGCGCGACGTTCGTCATCGACGCCTGCCGGTTCGCCGAGAACGCCGGCTTCGTCCGCCGCCGCGAGGACGAGTTCGCCGGATGCGATATCGACGAAATCGCCCGCGAACAGCTCTCCCACGCCGACGCCATCGTCATGAGCGGCAAGAAAGACGGGCTCGCCAACGCGGGCGGCTTCGTCGCGACCGACCACGAGGCGCTGTTCGAGCGGTGCAAGCAGCGAGCGATCCTCTACGAGGGCTTTCCCACGTACGGCGGGATGTCCGGACGGGATCTCGCCGCGATGGCTACCGGCCTTCGCGAGGCCGTCGAAGCGGCCTACGTCGCCGACCGCCTCGACGGTGTCCGCGCGTTCGCGGACCTGCTCGAGGACGCGGGCGTCCCGATCTACACGCCGCCCGGCGGTCACGCCGTCTACCTCGACGCCGGCGCGGCGCTTCCACACCTCTCCGCTGACGAGTTCCCGGGCCAGGCGCTGGTCTGTGAACTGTACCGAGAGGGCGGCGTCCGCGGGGTCGAACTCGGGAGCTTCGCGTTCCCCGACACTGACCGACCGGAACTGGTCCGCCTCGCTGTCCCGCGCCGTACGTACCACACGGAACACTTCGAACACGTCGCCGAAACCGCCGCGACCGTCCTCGAGAAGCGCGAAGCGGTCGACGGACTCGAGATCACGTCCGAGCCCGAAAACCGCGAGTTGCGTCACTTCACCGCCAGCCTCGAGCCGATCCCGTCGTGA
- a CDS encoding GNAT family N-acetyltransferase yields MFVRPATPDESLDVRRILDAAMLEPGDVEARIEDGDVLVAGDRCEGSADGAVGTDRILGTVVLEPIPDERGAHVASIGVRRRHRDRGIGSALIDRALERERRLTARFDDGVRPFYERLGFAIEAIDDRRHRGVAVRGDDD; encoded by the coding sequence ATGTTCGTCCGTCCCGCGACCCCCGACGAGTCCCTCGACGTGCGGCGGATCCTCGACGCCGCCATGCTCGAGCCCGGCGACGTCGAGGCCCGGATCGAGGACGGCGACGTCCTCGTGGCGGGCGACCGGTGCGAGGGGAGCGCCGACGGCGCGGTCGGAACCGACCGGATCCTCGGCACCGTCGTCCTCGAGCCGATCCCGGACGAGCGGGGTGCCCACGTCGCGTCGATCGGCGTTCGCCGCCGCCACCGCGATCGGGGGATCGGGTCGGCGCTGATCGATCGCGCCCTAGAGCGCGAGCGCCGGCTCACGGCCCGATTCGACGACGGCGTCCGACCGTTCTACGAGCGGCTGGGATTCGCGATCGAGGCGATCGACGACCGGCGACACCGCGGCGTCGCGGTGCGGGGAGACGACGATTGA
- the samp2 gene encoding ubiquitin-like small modifier protein SAMP2, translated as MQVTVDVKGEDTYEFDLEAVAGADAGGVDGRDAEPPTYADLLREVDLSPHEVSVLVDGRPVPEDRPVESEQVTVLRLIKGGSR; from the coding sequence ATGCAGGTCACCGTCGACGTCAAAGGTGAGGACACCTACGAGTTCGATCTCGAGGCGGTTGCGGGAGCCGACGCCGGCGGGGTCGACGGCCGCGACGCCGAGCCGCCGACCTACGCCGATCTCCTCCGCGAGGTCGACCTGAGCCCCCACGAAGTGAGCGTCCTCGTCGACGGCCGTCCGGTGCCCGAGGATCGACCGGTCGAGAGCGAGCAGGTGACCGTGCTGCGGCTCATCAAGGGCGGCAGCCGGTAG
- a CDS encoding bactofilin family protein, with translation MQGERYGSRLVVAMLVAIVIIGIGPLTVAAQSNGQTGGTVVVEEGETVDSLEAFGGSVVVRGTVTGDVSAVGGDVRIERTGVVGGDLETAGGSVTIAGTVDGDVDAGAGSLTITEDGTVGGTLTAGVGTATIDGTVEGDAVIGADTIRLGETASIAGDLRYDGDLEGNTDAVDGEIEQDASLGVDVAPTVQPFASWLFTAYALAVNLLLGALLLGLFPRFSDGVADRVASSPIRSGLVGLAAFIGIPVLLIALAISVVGLPLSLVGGFAFALLIWVGVIYGRFAIAAWVLSLVGLGNRWLALIVGLVAGALLSRLPVPIVGEVIGLLVLLLGIGGLVRGLVGHWRTARDRDRERPAPSSDEPTVD, from the coding sequence ATGCAGGGAGAGCGCTACGGTTCACGGCTCGTCGTCGCGATGCTGGTCGCAATCGTGATCATCGGCATCGGTCCGCTGACGGTCGCCGCCCAGTCGAACGGCCAGACCGGCGGCACCGTCGTCGTCGAGGAAGGCGAGACGGTCGACAGTCTCGAGGCGTTCGGAGGAAGCGTCGTCGTTCGGGGAACCGTCACCGGCGACGTCAGTGCCGTGGGCGGTGACGTCCGGATCGAACGCACCGGCGTGGTCGGCGGCGACCTCGAGACGGCCGGCGGGAGCGTGACGATCGCGGGTACCGTCGACGGCGACGTCGACGCCGGCGCGGGGAGTCTGACGATCACCGAAGACGGAACTGTCGGTGGGACCCTCACGGCCGGCGTCGGGACCGCGACGATCGACGGGACCGTCGAGGGTGACGCCGTGATCGGGGCCGATACCATCCGGCTGGGCGAGACGGCGTCGATCGCCGGGGATCTGCGGTACGACGGCGACCTCGAGGGCAACACCGACGCGGTCGATGGCGAGATCGAGCAGGACGCCTCGCTGGGAGTCGACGTCGCGCCGACGGTCCAACCGTTCGCGTCGTGGTTGTTCACGGCCTACGCCCTCGCCGTGAACCTGTTGCTGGGCGCGCTCTTGCTGGGGCTGTTCCCGCGGTTCTCCGACGGCGTGGCCGACCGCGTCGCAAGCAGTCCGATCCGGTCGGGGCTGGTCGGGCTGGCCGCCTTCATCGGGATTCCCGTCCTCCTGATCGCGCTCGCGATCAGCGTCGTCGGCCTCCCGCTGTCGCTGGTCGGCGGCTTCGCGTTCGCCCTGCTGATATGGGTCGGAGTCATCTACGGTCGCTTTGCCATCGCCGCCTGGGTCCTGTCGCTCGTCGGGCTCGGGAACCGCTGGCTCGCCCTCATCGTCGGGCTGGTCGCCGGTGCCCTCCTCTCGCGGCTGCCGGTGCCGATCGTCGGCGAGGTCATCGGACTGCTCGTCCTCCTGCTCGGGATCGGCGGGCTCGTTCGCGGCCTCGTCGGCCACTGGCGGACCGCGCGGGATCGCGACCGCGAGCGGCCGGCTCCCAGCTCCGACGAGCCGACCGTGGACTGA